In the Besnoitia besnoiti strain Bb-Ger1 chromosome IX, whole genome shotgun sequence genome, TTGAGTCTGACGTCGCGGAATGTGTCCGCAAGCCGAGgatcttcgccgtcgcctgcggcggcgcttctgtCGAGCGCCAAGTCAGTCGACGGGGAGAAGCCGACGTCCACCGCCGTAAAGAATGTGGTGGCGCGAGTGGGCGACCGTCGCGCCCGgccggccgcggtcgcggcggcgcctgtctcgtcttcctcgtcggcggcggggctgccgTCCCGTCAGCGCAGCATGAGCACCGGGACTGAGTTGCGCGCGTCGAGCCCAGTGTCGACTCGCCTGGATTTCTTGAACCTGGCGGGCTGCTGTCGCCTGGTGATGTGCGACACGTCGGACGCCTTCGGAAACGACTTCGGCGTGGACAATACGCACAactcgcggctcgctcagTTCAACTACGACCAGGCCGCCTACAAGGCAGACAAGGCACACCCCACCAGCGACTACACTGCGACGAGTAAGCGCATCtcgccggagacgcgcgatTTGCTGGTGTGTCTGTTGAATCAGGTGGTTGCGCATCTCGCGCAGAacgctgcctcttcctcttccggcgcctccgcgggggcTGCAGagtccagcggcggcgagaaggaggatgCCAGAGGGAAGACGACCCCGGGGTCTGCCGACCCTCTCAGTCcgcgggcggccgcgacggtgGCGATTGCGATTCAGCTCTTTGATCGATTTATGCACGTTGTGCACCAAAACGACCAGCGCTACGGTGTCTCCGCGGAGAATCGCATGCACTTACTGCACGGTGTCAACGCGTTGGCGGGGACCGCTGCGGGAGGAAGTCGGACcggcgcgccgacgacgatCAGTGGGCTGCTGCTCAACCAGCTGATTGCGATTGcctgcttctgcttcgcggaCCGAGTCGAGGCCATCCACGCGTACGACTACTCCACGGTGCTCGACGCCTGGAAGCAGCAGGCCACGGGGGTGCTGCGGCAGTGCtggtcctcttcttccgccccCTCGTCGACTCTCTTGAAGCAGAAACTGATGCATATTGAACGGAAAATCATCTCGCACGTGCCCCCCGCGGGCAACGTCTGCGTGACGCCGATCTCCGAGCTcacggaggcgctgctgaatGTCGCAGTCCAGTTCGCGCACaacgacgcggagaaaaggCGGCGGTCGCAGGGGCCGCTCGGGTccgcagccacgccgccctgcgccggaGAAGACCACCCAAGAGACGATCGCCAGGCgggggaggaagacgagaaggaaaacCTCGCAGCGGCTCCCGGCGACACGAACGCGTTCGCTTTCGAAGACAAGCTTGGAGGGCCAAACGACGCAGATTCCGACGCCGCAAAGAAGTGCGAGTCCCGGCTGTCGCTCTCGgggcgagagacggcggcctCCTCACGGCGCTGCTCATCTGTCTCCACGCGCGACAGCCAGAACTCGGAGGAAACtgtcgacgacgaggacgacgacggctcTGTCGGgtcgtcgcccttcgcgtTGCGTCTCCGCATCAGCGGGAGCAACGAGCCTGACATGGCGAGGCTCACTGCGCAGCTCTTGGTGCGACTGGGTCAGATGGATCGGCGGATCTGTCTGGGCTTCAAGCCTTCGATcgtcgcctcggccgcgTGCCAGATTGCGCTCCTCCCGCAGCTCTCCGCCACCAAGatctctccgctctcgcctgGAGGCCGCCTGGCCGCGACGCACGCCTTCATCGCGTCCGGCGCCTCCACGGGTTGTCGCTTGGTGCGCCGTTGCCAGTCGATGTTGCTTCACAAGTGGCTCAAGGTGCGGAATGCGATGGACGCgctcctcgcctcttcttcctctggcTACTCGTCTACTTCtcttgcttcttcgtctccctcctccacGCCGAGCCTCGCCGCTTCCGGCTCTCTCGCAGGCACTGGATGCAGCATTCCAGACCTCATGGCTGCAGAGTGGGTACTCTCGTGCTTGACGCTCAGCTCGCACAAGCAGATGCTCGAGCTCCTTCAGTCCCACGCGGAAGTCTGGGCGGAGTGCGCTGCCGCCAACTTGCGCGCGAAGGCCCTCGCGGTCGGAGCTCCGCTGCCCAGCAtcgaagcagccgcggctgcggagagcggcggcgaggccggcgcgtctgggggcgcgcgcggcctcaaccgacggcgctcctgcgcggcgcagccacgcagcgggatctccgcgcgcggcgaccgcgacggcgacgagcgcgcggggctcctcgccctcccccaCCGCCGGGTCCCGGGCCTCAGTACCCGCGTGGGTCTCTACACCAtcacggcgctgcagaaggaactgaagcgcgccgagcgagcgTCGCTCGAGGAGCGGAGGCTCCGCGACCtggccgccggaggcgaaggcagctgcCAAGAAAACCGAGAAAACGCCTAAATGGTGGGTCGTcgtcgaggcggagacgaaccCGCGTCGGGTTCGaaccggcgagcgcggactGCGACGTCCCTTGAAGCAAgggccggccgccgcgcttcctaGACGAACCAGAAATAGGGATCCAACAACATTCGTGTCTAGGGATGCAGAACAACGTAGGGAGTCTTTTTCGGAACTCACTGTTGCAACAGGCTAGCGGCGAACAGCCACACAACACCATGGAGGCGAAAGAGAAACCCTGGGAGGGttggggggggagggagaccTTGCGGCAGTGCCCGATATGAAATCAGAAACGCGAGACATTCGCACCTCCGCGCAGCGATCTtggagggagacgcgagggagTTCGGCCTGTTCGttcctctcctttcttcttcttggcTTCTTCATTCGGTCTCTGGTTCCGACGCAAAATTGAGTTGCTCAGAGGGGTCAGGAAGAGAGATCTAAAGAGGGGACTTGTGCGTGTTCGGACGCCGGAGGAATCTGCTGCGGCCACTCTGGGGAACTCAGGAATGCCTCAGAAACAAATTGGTTGAAGGTCGTCGCGGCACCCAGAGAAAGGCCAGGGGCCCAGCTCATCGTCTTCTTTTCACTTCTCTCGACAAAGGAGGGACGAAATGCGTCTTGTTGTCATGTGTCTGCCAGTGACTTGGGTTCTGCAGCGAATCCagctcctctctgctttctgtCTGTGTTTTTCGTGTCCTTTCTTTTCCCTTGTTTTGGCTGGGGGATCTTCATCGCGGAATCCTACATGTGTCTGCAATCCTACATGCGTGCTTGGTGCACATACAGATTGTCTCGGTTCCTGGAtgccctctgcctcgccaGGAAATCTTCCTGTCTACTTTCCTGCGGGGAAGGACGGGTGCGTTTTGGGAGAAGCTCTGGAACTATGTCAGTTTGACAGAATCACCAAAATGACTTCTTCGCTGTTTGTTATTCAATGCATGCGCACGTCGCGCAGGTTCCCGGTTTGTGGAGCTCGCGCGGAGTCCTTTGGCGACTGCACTCTCTGCTTTCAGCTTTCGGTCATTGTGTTTCCTGTTTTGTCTGCTCTTTGCCTGGTTGCTTTACGCAGTCTCCATAGAAAGATTCACtttgtctctttctctttgtAGTTTCTTGTGGGAGAAGAATGTGTCCGAGCCGTGACTGCCGCGGTTCTGTGAGGGCATGTACACAAAAGACGTTGGGCGTGTCAAAGAAACCCCGAAGTATTTGAACAGTGGCGAGTTGGATCGAGGGCTTCAGCACTCAAAAgcaggtgtacgtacaccgccaCCGCACCTGCTTGTGGGATCGGCCTTTCAACCTTCGGAACGCACATTTCCACCTGCGGTTCTTCAGAGATATGCACATGCCAGGCTGCTCGTGCATATGTACATAGACATGTATATTTTTGCCTCGTGTTTGTTTGTCTTTCATGGGTACTTTCTTGCGGGAAGCCACAACTGAGGGTGATTTTTTTGTGTGTGTTTCTGTGAGAGGGAACTGCCCGATTCTGTTGTTCAACGTGGATGTTTCGTGTTTTCTTGCTCCGGCAAGCCACGAAAGAACTGCCGGAGGTCCTGCACGTCCGTCGGGACGCCTctggttttcttctctctgtgccGCGTATGAGGCCAGTCCTGGTTCACTCTCGATAGGTAGTGACTCAGGATGAGAGAATGATCTTTGACATTTTCTTCCCGAGGCACCTGCTGTCATCCTCTCCTCGTGCCTGTGTTTCCGGTGTCTACCTATGCCTCATTTCTCAGATCCCGTATACAT is a window encoding:
- a CDS encoding hypothetical protein (encoded by transcript BESB_012010), which translates into the protein MTRTASSLPQQGTLLAGVPVAAGPSAAPGRSAVPVAASSRRTTSASSFLSQRLGDSLRLLPQPSAAVASKRTRQFLQHLASSSSSLASEAQPVFGSPPPDSKAALLSRPHSSLRPDAACPVSDLRPAKQPKLGARACLAPVHSNTHSGGRATGEDFAASAFSFVSSGPLGTQPEKITPPPVAFAPGLGRARAQQAVGAEAALFASKSVLSLTSRNVSASRGSSPSPAAALLSSAKSVDGEKPTSTAVKNVVARVGDRRARPAAVAAAPVSSSSSAAGLPSRQRSMSTGTELRASSPVSTRLDFLNLAGCCRLVMCDTSDAFGNDFGVDNTHNSRLAQFNYDQAAYKADKAHPTSDYTATSKRISPETRDLLVCLLNQVVAHLAQNAASSSSGASAGAAESSGGEKEDARGKTTPGSADPLSPRAAATVAIAIQLFDRFMHVVHQNDQRYGVSAENRMHLLHGVNALAGTAAGGSRTGAPTTISGLLLNQLIAIACFCFADRVEAIHAYDYSTVLDAWKQQATGVLRQCWSSSSAPSSTLLKQKLMHIERKIISHVPPAGNVCVTPISELTEALLNVAVQFAHNDAEKRRRSQGPLGSAATPPCAGEDHPRDDRQAGEEDEKENLAAAPGDTNAFAFEDKLGGPNDADSDAAKKCESRLSLSGRETAASSRRCSSVSTRDSQNSEETVDDEDDDGSVGSSPFALRLRISGSNEPDMARLTAQLLVRLGQMDRRICLGFKPSIVASAACQIALLPQLSATKISPLSPGGRLAATHAFIASGASTGCRLVRRCQSMLLHKWLKVRNAMDALLASSSSGYSSTSLASSSPSSTPSLAASGSLAGTGCSIPDLMAAEWVLSCLTLSSHKQMLELLQSHAEVWAECAAANLRAKALAVGAPLPSIEAAAAAESGGEAGASGGARGLNRRRSCAAQPRSGISARGDRDGDERAGLLALPHRRVPGLSTRVGLYTITALQKELKRAERASLEERRLRDLAAGGEGSCQENRENA